From Sphingorhabdus sp. SMR4y:
ATTTACATATATCGCTTTCTCTCCCGCAGATTTCCGGTGCACGCAGACCATCTCGAATGGCCCGCTTGCGGTCGCCTCGCCCTGGCGGCATTCCTGCTTACCTTCATCCTAGCCCTTGCAGTGCCCATGGTATCGAGTGATGTGAAAAACGGCCTCAACCGCACCCTCGCCTGGGGCCTGTTCACCACCGCTGCCAACCGGCTTACCGATTTTGACAATGACGGCTACGGCTGGGTCTCCGACATGCCGGACCGTCACCCGTTCAACAGCGCCCGCTATCCGCTGGCAATGGATATTCCCGGCAATGGCCTGGACGAAGACGGCTATGGCGGCGATCTGGCTCTGCTCCCCATGCCACAGCAACCGCCACTCACCAGGATCACCGGCAAACGCCCGCATCTCATCCTGATCGTCATGGAAAGTACGCGCTATGACGTGATCGGCCAGCGTATCAACGGCAAGGCGGTCGCCCCCAATCTCGAAGCCATTGCCAAAGAGGGCAGTCTGGTTTCGCCGGTTTTCAGTCATGTGGGCTTCACCACCGCCTCGCTCAAATCCCTCTTCTCCGGCAGCCTGCAGCCGGCCAGCGGCTCTCCGTCGCTGTTTCGGGAACTGAAGGCCAGCGGCTATGAAATCGCCGTGTTTTCCGGTCAGCCGGAGGGTTTTGGCGATATTGCAGAAACCGTTGGCATGCGCGAAAATGCCGACATATTTGAGGATGGCGAGACGCTGAAACATCTGCGCGCATTCAGCAATGGCGCGCAAGGTTCGATCCTTATAGACGAAAAGCATCTGCTGAATGCCTTCGCGAAAGCATATCGCGACCCCGCAAAATGGGAGCAGCCGCAATTTCTCTACTTCAACTTCCAGTCCCCGCATTTTCCCTATTTCCACAAGGGCATGGCGCTCAACCTGGTGGATCGTCCCTTGCCCCGGTCGGAAATCAATGCCGCCACAAAGGACCAGTTGCAGCAGACGTACTGGAACGCGGTTGCCCATTCTGACGAGCAACTGGGCGAGCTGGTTGCGACATTGAAGCGCGACGGTCTGTGGGATGATAGCGTGGTCGTCATTACCGGTGACCATGGCGAGGATCTGTTCGAAGATGGTTTCCTCGGCCACGGCCACAATATCAACATCCGCCAGAACGGCACTTTTCTTGTTACCAATCGGCCGGGCGT
This genomic window contains:
- a CDS encoding sulfatase-like hydrolase/transferase, with the translated sequence MRDFFTRSDRKKPLLAGVILGLMGLLAALELALADRKYGLFTGGFGQSQAVDTLAERGLFLAGYLASMAMLIVTIWWILVRIFRSKKSWPPLFFLSTVVGATYVLLLALTFQLHQYFSDTMSFALMANLGGGSLTDALLFASNEIVLGAAGLLLGLCAYIYIYRFLSRRFPVHADHLEWPACGRLALAAFLLTFILALAVPMVSSDVKNGLNRTLAWGLFTTAANRLTDFDNDGYGWVSDMPDRHPFNSARYPLAMDIPGNGLDEDGYGGDLALLPMPQQPPLTRITGKRPHLILIVMESTRYDVIGQRINGKAVAPNLEAIAKEGSLVSPVFSHVGFTTASLKSLFSGSLQPASGSPSLFRELKASGYEIAVFSGQPEGFGDIAETVGMRENADIFEDGETLKHLRAFSNGAQGSILIDEKHLLNAFAKAYRDPAKWEQPQFLYFNFQSPHFPYFHKGMALNLVDRPLPRSEINAATKDQLQQTYWNAVAHSDEQLGELVATLKRDGLWDDSVVVITGDHGEDLFEDGFLGHGHNINIRQNGTFLVTNRPGVSTGGPIGLSDYRAIILALLKGEKPAIPAKPVLMTVGDLEKPTQIGMAEGASDITSLRLDTGEACLVEKKQCAHADNLSGAFRHRVDRLIRIWGSARWQNRTEPERD